The following are from one region of the Prevotella communis genome:
- the truA gene encoding tRNA pseudouridine(38-40) synthase TruA has translation MRYFITLSYDGTRFHGWQVQPNGISVQGELQRGLSLLLREEIQITGAGRTDAGVHAKMMVAHFDTESAVDCKQLAYKLNKLLPQDIAVQKVEPVSDDLHARFSATSRTYYYYVHTVKSPFARHYSCELHYPLDFQKMNEAARMLLEYEDFGAFCKSHADVKTTLCKVTCAEWHQTSPSTWYFEISANRFLRNMVRAVVGTLIEVGRGRMSIDDFRRVIEGKRRTEAGESMPGNALFLVDIKY, from the coding sequence ATGAGATATTTTATAACACTGAGTTACGATGGAACACGTTTCCACGGATGGCAGGTACAGCCTAATGGTATCTCTGTGCAAGGTGAACTGCAGCGGGGCTTGTCGCTATTGCTTCGCGAAGAGATACAGATTACCGGTGCCGGTCGTACGGATGCGGGGGTGCATGCCAAGATGATGGTGGCTCATTTCGATACGGAGTCTGCGGTTGATTGCAAACAGTTGGCATATAAGTTGAACAAACTGCTGCCACAGGATATCGCTGTGCAGAAAGTAGAACCTGTCAGCGATGACTTGCATGCCCGGTTCTCTGCTACCTCGCGCACCTATTATTATTATGTACATACAGTAAAGTCTCCTTTTGCGCGTCATTATTCCTGCGAATTGCATTATCCGCTGGATTTCCAAAAGATGAACGAGGCAGCACGGATGCTCCTGGAGTATGAAGATTTTGGTGCTTTCTGCAAGAGTCATGCAGATGTGAAGACTACGCTCTGTAAGGTGACGTGTGCTGAGTGGCATCAGACATCCCCGTCAACATGGTATTTCGAGATTTCGGCCAACAGATTCCTGCGTAATATGGTGCGTGCCGTTGTCGGTACGTTGATTGAGGTTGGCCGGGGTAGAATGTCAATAGATGATTTTCGTCGTGTGATAGAGGGCAAACGCCGTACGGAGGCTGGCGAGTCGATGCCGGGCAATGCCCTTTTCCTAGTAGATATTAAATATTAA
- a CDS encoding B3/B4 domain-containing protein has product MKIIVSKEIEQVCPEFVGACVEAQVRNTSYHAELWDEISRLGDKCRQELTTESLKELPSIAATRRVYKACGKDPSRYRPASEQLIRRMLQGKELYQIDTLVDLVNVASIAYGYSIGGFDADKFVGDTLTLGIGREGEPYEGIGRGMLNIAGLPVYRDAQGGVGTPTSDNERTKMTLETTHLVVLVNGYDGNRERVMANAEYLKELIVKYAAGSDCNITLYSTKE; this is encoded by the coding sequence ATGAAGATTATTGTATCAAAAGAAATAGAACAGGTTTGTCCTGAATTCGTAGGTGCTTGTGTTGAAGCTCAGGTACGGAATACGTCGTATCATGCTGAATTATGGGATGAGATCAGTCGCCTGGGAGACAAGTGTCGTCAGGAGTTGACCACCGAGTCGCTTAAGGAACTTCCTTCTATTGCCGCTACCCGTAGGGTTTACAAGGCATGCGGGAAGGATCCTTCACGTTATCGTCCCGCCAGTGAGCAACTGATCCGACGTATGTTGCAAGGGAAGGAACTCTACCAGATAGACACCCTTGTGGACTTGGTGAATGTGGCTTCGATAGCCTATGGTTACAGCATTGGCGGCTTTGATGCCGATAAGTTCGTGGGTGACACGCTGACACTTGGTATTGGTCGTGAGGGTGAACCCTACGAGGGAATCGGTCGTGGGATGCTTAATATTGCCGGACTGCCCGTATACCGTGATGCTCAGGGTGGAGTAGGAACTCCCACGAGCGACAATGAGCGTACGAAGATGACGTTGGAGACGACCCACCTGGTGGTACTGGTCAATGGGTACGACGGTAATCGTGAACGTGTCATGGCCAATGCGGAATATCTGAAGGAACTGATTGTGAAATATGCTGCAGGTTCTGATTGTAACATAACACTTTATAGTACGAAGGAATGA
- a CDS encoding DMT family transporter, whose translation MWLILAFLSAAFLGIYDSLKKKALKDNAVIPILFLNTLFSSLIFLPFILLSGMTDMLDGSIFHVASGGWEVHKFIVLKALIVLSSWILGYFGMKHLPLTIVGPINATRPVMVLVGALLFFGERLNVWQWVGVSLAVISFLLLSRSGKKEGIDFKHDHWIYMIVGAAALGAVSGLYDKYLMAPAGQGGVGLDRMMVQSWYNIYQCFMMLVMLLLLWWPKHNQTTPFHWDWAIIGVSVFLSTADFMYFYSLSLPEAMISIVSMVRRGSVIVSFLCGAMFFREKNLRAKAVDLALVLLGMIFLYIGSH comes from the coding sequence ATGTGGTTAATCTTAGCATTTTTGTCGGCTGCCTTTTTGGGTATCTATGATTCTCTGAAGAAAAAGGCATTGAAGGATAACGCCGTCATTCCAATTTTGTTTCTTAACACGCTGTTCTCATCGCTGATATTCCTGCCGTTTATCCTATTGAGTGGTATGACGGATATGCTTGATGGCAGCATCTTCCATGTGGCCAGTGGTGGTTGGGAGGTTCATAAGTTTATCGTGTTGAAAGCACTTATCGTACTCTCTTCATGGATACTGGGCTATTTCGGTATGAAGCATCTGCCGCTTACCATCGTTGGACCTATCAACGCCACGCGACCGGTGATGGTGCTGGTAGGTGCGTTATTGTTCTTTGGCGAGCGACTGAATGTGTGGCAATGGGTGGGTGTGTCACTTGCTGTCATATCATTCCTGTTGCTCAGTCGTAGCGGAAAGAAGGAAGGTATCGACTTCAAGCATGATCATTGGATATATATGATTGTAGGCGCTGCTGCGCTGGGAGCTGTCAGCGGCCTGTACGATAAGTATCTGATGGCACCAGCAGGTCAGGGTGGTGTAGGACTGGATCGTATGATGGTACAGTCTTGGTATAATATCTACCAGTGTTTCATGATGCTGGTGATGTTGCTGCTCTTGTGGTGGCCAAAACACAATCAGACAACCCCTTTTCATTGGGATTGGGCTATCATTGGCGTCAGCGTGTTCTTGTCCACGGCCGACTTCATGTATTTCTATTCGCTCTCTTTGCCAGAGGCCATGATCAGTATCGTGTCAATGGTACGTCGTGGTTCGGTCATCGTGTCGTTCCTTTGTGGGGCGATGTTCTTCCGCGAGAAGAACCTGAGGGCAAAGGCTGTTGACCTGGCTTTAGTTCTCCTTGGAATGATATTCTTATATATTGGAAGTCATTAG